One Candidatus Methylomirabilis tolerans genomic window, CATCCTCGACTGGCAGCGACGGTTCCTCGAGGATGCATTCGGTTGCAGGGTCTTTGATCGCTATGGGATGTGGGAGTCCGTCGCTGCGGCGAGCCAGTGCGAGCAGGGGGGCTACCACCTTTTGCCTGGGTTAGGCTATGTCGAGATTCTGCGAAACGGCCGGCCCTGCGGTCCCGGTGAACCCGGAGAGCTGGTCGGGACGCATCTCGTGAATCATTCGATGCCGCTCATTCGATACAACATGCACGACGTCGCTGCCTGGACTGGACAAATGTGCCCTTGCGGTCGGGAAACCCCGACGCTATCGATCATCGGGGGAAGGGGCCGCGATCTACTTGTCACCAGGAGTGGCTATGCCGTGGTCCCGGCGGGTTTACTGACCCGGATCGTTCCGTCGCTCCCCATTGAAAAGCTGCAGTTTTATCAGGAAAAGAAAGGTGAGGTGTTGGTGCGGATCGTCCCTGGCAGGGGGTACACCCCGGAGCATACTCGAATGCTACTGCATGAGATCGAGCGGCATCTTGGCGACTCCATGAGTGTCTCATGGGAGTGTGTCGAGGATATCCCCAGAGCCGCATCAGGAAAATACCAATTCGTGATCTCTCAGGTCCCCTTGGAGCTGTGAGGCGGGGCAATCGAGCGGGTGTCGCAGTATCCTCTCTCCGAATCGAAGCTGCTCGCCGATTAACCGAGGCGCTGTGGAGAGCCGTTTGCGTGAAATGGAGAAGTGGAGGAATCTCCCATGGTCGGAGCTTATTCGGCGGGCGAGCGAGTCCGGCCCGCAGTTCATCCTTGGCTACCTCGGGATGCTCCGGCGCCATCGCTTGCCTCCCGATCGGATCCGGCAGTACCAGGAGCGTCGCGTCGAGCGGATCGTGCGACATGCGCTGCGGTATGTTCCGGCCTACCAGACGGAGCATGGTGCTGTCACGGCCGACATCCATGGAGCGGGCCCTCGGCTCCTGGAACAGTTTCCCATCCTGGACCGTCGGATGGTAGCGGAGCGCCCGGAGCAGTTCGTGGCGGTAAATGCGCGGCGATTCGCGCCGAAGTCGAGACGGACAGGGGGCACCACCGGCAAACCGCTCGAGCTGTATCTGGATGGGCGTACCCGTGCGCTGTGGAACATGGCGGTATTATGCTGGATGCAATGGGCAGGGTGGAAACCGGGCGACCGTGTGGTTGTCTTTCGTCTTCGGTATGGCTATCAGCCGAACTCGAGCGAGTTTTATACCCCGTATCTCGTGGATCACTCAAAGCGAGAGCTGTTTCTGAATGCGGCAAGGCTTGACGATCGACGCCTCCGAGAATTCGCCTCGCTTATGATTGACTTTCGTCCGCATCTCCTGCGGGGCTTGCCGTCGCATCTGGTCCTTCTCGCTCGTGCTGTTAACGCTCTTCACGGGCGCGTGCAACTCCGGGCCGTCCTGACCGGCGGCGAGCTGCTCGGGTATGACCAGAGACGCTATCTCGAGGAGACATTTGCGTGCAAGGTGCTTGACCACTACAATATGTGGGAAATGGTTGCCTTCGCCCCCCAATGCAGAGAAGGCAGCTACCACTTGATTCCGGAACTGAGCTACGTTGAAATCCTCCGTAGTGGTCGCCGTTGTGAGGCGGGAGAGGTGGGTGAGATCGTCGGCACCCATCTTGGAAACTACTCGATGCCGCTGGTCCGATACAATATGAGCGATGTGGCCTCTCCGATCGGTGTGCCCTGCTCGTGTGGTCGAACGACCCCGACGTTTGCGCTTGTTGGTGGAAGAGGACGAGACATCATCGTCACACCGAATGGCTATGTTGTCCTGCAGAACCGACTCATCTCGGCCGCGATCAGTCCTCCGCTGCCGGTGGAGAAGTTGCAGTTCTACCAGGAGCGGAAAGAGGAGGTATTGGTGAGGATCGTTCGCGGAGAAGGGTATACTGAGGACGATACCGGTCGACTCATCGCGGAGATCGACAAGATGTTTGATGGAGCAGTCAAGATCCGATGGGAGTACGTTGACGATATTCCCAGGATGTTATCGGGGAAATTTCCATTCGTCGTCTCGCGCGTGCCTTTGGAACTGTAAGGCAAAGGATTCTACGGTGCCTTCTAATGACTGCTCTCCTAGTTTACGGGGTAACCAATCGTGAGAGATGCTGGGCAAACGCGGCGGACATTGACCGGTGTAGGTTCCGATTCAGTGACGGTGCCGGGATTCAGGAACGAACAGTAGAAAGGGAGGTACTGTGTCCGGTTGAAGCCGTTGTTCGGCACCTACCCCTCCGGCCTATGCCGCTCGCAGTAGGAACTCTACCCTCACAGCGTCGAACGGGAACTCGATGCGCCCATCTGGTGCGCGGCTCAGCACCCCGGCCTCCAGTAGCGCCGTTACGTCGCCATGTACGGCTTTTACATCGCGCCCAACCCGACGCGCGGCCTCGCGGATCGACACGGGGCCGGTCCCACAAAGAGCTTTGAGAAGCCCCCAGCGCTTGGCCGTCAGCACCTTCCAGAGAAGCTCAGGTGTCGCGAAGCTGATGCGCGCCTCGCGCTCCGCTCGCCTCGTCCTCATGGTGGCTGCAGCATCGGCCAATGTGTCCTTGAGGGAACGAACTTCAAGCACGACCGTGTTCATGATTCCACCTCGCAACGTCCGATTCGAAATCAGCCATCAGTTGATCCGGTGTAGAAAAGTTGTAGGGCTCTTGGGCTGCTTCGGCGTGCCGGTGATCACCTGTGCCTCGTTCGTTGTCGTAACGCAATACGCATTTCCCACCAACGACATACGCCAGCCGGTACTTCAATTCATGCG contains:
- a CDS encoding DNA-binding protein codes for the protein MNTVVLEVRSLKDTLADAAATMRTRRAEREARISFATPELLWKVLTAKRWGLLKALCGTGPVSIREAARRVGRDVKAVHGDVTALLEAGVLSRAPDGRIEFPFDAVRVEFLLRAA
- a CDS encoding DUF6516 family protein; the encoded protein is MKAVPLLRRRVVVAVDAFVEMVIWQIPEPVPPSTHELKYRLAYVVGGKCVLRYDNERGTGDHRHAEAAQEPYNFSTPDQLMADFESDVARWNHEHGRA